The following nucleotide sequence is from Hevea brasiliensis isolate MT/VB/25A 57/8 chromosome 7, ASM3005281v1, whole genome shotgun sequence.
acaaaaagacaCAACTTTGAAAGTCATAAAGCATATTTCAAAAATCTCAAGGTTTATCTTTGCTGCTAAGAATCCTGCCACTTCTCCTAAGGTGTGTGGGATCAACAAGTTTGGCTTGTTTCTTCTTCTTTGGGGGTTCTTTTTCAGGTATGGTTACTTGGATTTTTGGAGGAATGGGTAGAACTGATTTTCTGGCTTGTGCTTTAGTTCTTCTAGGGCCATATTACATGGGTAAAGAGATGGTTAATTCAGGTACTAGTTGAGAGGCAGTAGGAACAGGGTTTGGTTGATCAGAGGATGGGTCTTGTAATTGCTCTTCTTTCATTTTGTCAGCATCTTCCTTCTCCTCTTCTTGTCTTAAACCATTTCTGCCTTCACTTTTTCCATTTTCACTGCTGCTGTTGCTTTTAGTATGAGATGAGGAGGATTCTCTTGATTTTTCTTTGTCAGGTTATTGTTCTACTTCTAATGCCTCTTCTGCAGATTCTTCCTTCTCATCATTTTTCTCTACTTCTTCAACCTTAGCTAGCTTACTTTCTTCTTGTATCTTTTTAGCAGCTTCTACatgctcctcttcttcttcttccaccaCTTCAGAAATTTTTACTCCACTTGGTCCAGCAGCCTTTGCATTGCTAGGACCAGCAGTACCCTGTGGGTAGCTTCCAAAATCTCCAAACTTTCCAAAAGATTCACCAAATAACATTTGAGCCATCTTCTTCATGAACCATTATTGTCTATCCAATCTATTAATCAACATATCCATCTTTGCATTTTGCTCAGCGATAATTCCTTTATGCAATTCATGAGATTTTTCTAAAATACTCAAGGTCAGTCCActcatttctttgatttccttcATCATGTCCAGATTTGCTTTACTTATTTTCACAAAATCTGACATTTTCAGCTTCATTTTCTCCTTCTTCTTAGAACTTTCCCCTTCACCTATCTTAGAACTTCTCTCTTTCAATTTGCTTATTGGGATGTCCGATTCTGTTTCAGAATTTGACTCAGATTTAGAttcaatctcaatctcagtctcttcttcttgctttttctcttctttcttaCTCCTTTTCCTACCATCATCAGCCTTGAATATCTCCTTAATGGGGATAGGATTGCTAAACTTCTTTTCTTTGCTCAAATCAACTCCCATAGCTTGAAATATAAGAGTCAAAGGCATAGCATATGGCAACCTTCTATGCTTACTAGACTTATCAATCACTTTAAAAATCAAAAAtggcaaattaaatatgattttgttAACCAAGTGCCACATAATGCATAAATCAAGGCTATTTGCATATGAGTGACTACCACTTCTAGGATTGAGCAAATATCGAATAAAGGATTGTAGAATTCTAAAATTTTGAGGCACTAAATTGATAttggtcatttcattttcaggTATACCCTCCGGAAAAATTGATAATTGAAATGCCTTCTCATCATATCCTTCAAGCTTCCTAGAATCTTTGAAGGTTCCAATCCTATTTCCATCATTTGGTAGGTTTAAAATAGAGGCTAAGAAATCAACATCAACAATCTGACTTTTCTTCTTAACTCTCATACTAAAACTTTCtcctttaacaacttctttcatacttCCATAAAATTCTTGAATCAAATAAGGATAATAATATTCATTCAACTCAGAAAATTCCATCCAGCCTTGAAAAGTAAATAAATCTTCAAATTCATATGGCAAGTCAGAAAATGAATCCCATTTAATGTACCTTGGCTCAAAAATATTTTGTTGCACAAAAGATTTCGAAGCAGGGGACttctccattttcttctttttctcagAAGGCTCTGACCCAACAATACcctttccctttctttttcttgctcgTTGTGCCACTGTCTCTGTTTCTTCATTATTGTTCTCAACTTCAGTTCCTTCTTCTCTTTCCTTTTTGGAACTGCCAGCAGCTTTCATAGCATCACCcatgaatttttgaggtttggtAGCCACTTGTTTTACCCTTGCCATCGATTCTTGAAAAATTTCAGTGAGAAGTAACGGCTTGAGGAAGAACGGGATTTTACTGTTTAGGGATTTTAAGAAGGAAAATTGAGGATTTCTGGTTTTGAGAGAAATTTGGGGTTTCTAAGAGAGTGGAGACTCAACTTGCAGCAGAGAAATGAGGGAGTTTTAGATTGATTGAAGTGATATGTAGCGGTtacaaaacaatttcaaaatttgaaattgtgtacaGTTTTTTCATGGAGAACCGGGAATCCCTTTTTGCCAAAACCCAATTTTACCCTTTAAAGACATAAAAAGAGCATAACTGTGCTCAGGGGTATATTTGTCAAAATAGATTACAAAGAGAGCGAAAATACCCATTAGAAAGAAAGTAATTTTAAATCAGGCGCGTTTTTTCAAATGTACATAGAggcaaaattagttaactaattttgaaaCCCAGTTGGCTAAATATTATACAGGTATAAAACTAGACAACTGCAGTGAGAAAGTAGTTAACTAAAAATACATGTACACAGAATATAGTACTAATAACATATTTAACCAATTTATGCACCAAATTCATATCAAATGCAATAAATATCATTCAATAGCTTCACTCATGCCAAGTTCTCTTCTAATCCTACAAAAGTTTTCCTTATTtagtggttttgtaaaaatatctgcAAGTTGTTGTTCTGTAGGAACAAACTCTAACTTAATGTCACcgttttaaacatgatctctaataaagtgATGTCTAATTTCTATGTGCTTTGATCTAGagtgttggactggatttttagTTAGGTTGATGGCACTAGTATTATCACACCTTATAGGAACATGATCAACCTTTATACCAAAATCTTCTAATTGTTGCTTCATCCAtagaatttgagcaacacaacttccTGCAGTAATGTATTCTGCTTCAGCAGCAGAAAGAGCTacagaagtttgtttcttactatgCCAAGACACTAAGGCATGACCTAGGAATTGGCAAGTACCCGAAGTACtctttctatccaatctacttccagcaaaGTCAGAATCACTATATCTAACTAGATCAAATGTGTCGCATttaggataccataaaccaattgagtgtgtGCCAATGAGTTATTTGAAAATCCTTTTAACAGCAATTAGATGAGATTCCTTGGGACATGATTGAAACCGAGCACACAAACACATACTAAAATGAATGTCAGGTCTAGATGCAGTTAAATATAAAAGTGAGCCAATCATGCCTCTATATAGCTTTTGATCAacatctttacctttttcatccttTTCCAACTTGATGGTGGAGCTCATAGGAGTTCCAATACTCTTCAAATCATCCATCTTGAATTTTTTTAGCATATCTTTGATGTACTTAGATTGATTAATGAAGATGCCACCATTGAGTTGCTTAATTTGTAGTCCAAGGAAAaaggtaagttcacccatcatgctcatctcaaattcattttGCATAATCTTAGAGAAGCTTTTGCATAGAGAagcattagtagcaccaaaaataatgtcatcaacataaatttgaacaaTAAGCATATCATGTTTATGTGTTTTTGTGAAGAGTGTGTTGTTTACTTTTCCTCTTTGAAAACCATTATCTAAAAGAAAATTACTAAGCCTCTCATACCAAGCTCTAGGGGCTTGCTTCAATCCATATAAGGCCTTAgtgagtttataaacatgattaggaaa
It contains:
- the LOC131181316 gene encoding uncharacterized protein LOC131181316; protein product: MARVKQVATKPQKFMGDAMKAAGSSKKEREEGTEVENNNEETETVAQRARKRKGKGIVGSEPSEKKKKMEKSPASKSFVQQNIFEPRYIKWDSFSDLPYEFEDLFTFQGWMEFSELNEYYYPYLIQEFYGSMKEVVKGESFSMRVKKKSQIVDVDFLASILNLPNDGNRIGTFKDSRKLEGYDEKAFQLSIFPEGIPENEMTNINLVPQNFRILQSFIRYLLNPRSGSHSYANSLDLCIMWHLVNKIIFNLPFLIFKVIDKSSKHRRLPYAMPLTLIFQAMGVDLSKEKKFSNPIPIKEIFKADDGRKRSKKEEKKQEEETEIEIESKSESNSETESDIPISKLKERSSKIGEGESSKKKEKMKLKMSDFVKISKANLDMMKEIKEMSGLTLSILEKSHELHKGIIAEQNAKMDMLINRLDRQ